The following coding sequences are from one bacterium window:
- a CDS encoding leucine-rich repeat protein, producing the protein MPETYRASRHFTKAVLHHSIPIYVLHFTLILAFSLQSAPLLLGNLVIPENRVIYDAANQLIALNLRGMGLKGESFLENITPYAHSIQTLDLSDNRFTKLDLSPLKEAINLFSFDLSCNKIKEVNLTSLGGLSNLALLNLSGNRIEKIDLHPLSECSKLRILYLHQNRISQIDLEPLTFCENLKTLWLYNNSLREFCAEILKKMKYLEELRINGNCLTDECLAKLKECFKTSDNIQIIF; encoded by the coding sequence ATGCCTGAAACATATCGGGCTTCACGACACTTCACAAAAGCAGTGTTACATCACTCTATACCGATTTATGTTTTGCACTTCACATTAATCCTTGCTTTTTCTCTCCAAAGCGCGCCCTTACTCCTAGGGAATTTAGTCATACCCGAAAACAGAGTGATTTACGATGCTGCTAACCAATTAATTGCACTAAATCTGAGGGGAATGGGCCTAAAAGGAGAAAGTTTTTTAGAAAATATAACGCCATACGCTCATTCTATTCAAACCTTAGACCTTTCGGATAACCGATTCACAAAGCTCGATCTTTCGCCACTTAAAGAGGCTATTAATCTTTTTTCCTTCGATCTTTCCTGTAACAAAATAAAGGAGGTTAACCTAACATCCCTTGGTGGTTTAAGTAACCTTGCTTTATTGAATTTATCCGGAAATCGTATCGAGAAAATCGACCTTCACCCCCTCTCCGAATGCTCAAAACTGAGGATACTGTATCTTCACCAAAACAGAATCAGTCAAATCGACCTAGAGCCTTTGACCTTTTGCGAGAATCTTAAAACCCTATGGCTTTACAATAATTCTCTTAGGGAGTTTTGTGCCGAAATTTTAAAGAAAATGAAATATCTTGAAGAATTAAGGATAAACGGAAATTGTTTAACAGATGAGTGTTTGGCTAAATTGAAGGAATGTTTTAAAACCAGCGATAATATACAAATAATCTTTTAA